The region TTTTGTTTGAATTAACAAATGAAACTCGAGATATAAAAGTAAATCAACCAGTTCAATTTGTGCCTGTAACGGAGGTTTCGGATAAAGGGGTTATCAAGTATTCTCTAGAGGAATATATGGAATTAGAAAATGATTTTATGACTTCTAAGCCTGTTTCAAAAGTAGTTGAAGAGGTTGTTCCTGAGGAGTTGAACATCACGATGAAGCAAGTTGAGAGTTATGCAAATGCTCCGTCAAAATTAGAGGAAATCTCCCCTATGGAAATGACGATCGAAGAGACTCTAAGACTTAGAGCCGATGAGAGAAGAAAAAAATTAAAAGAATTCAATTATAAGTTTCACAACAATGTTTCTAAAATTGATGAGTATGAAAAGGAGCCTGCTTATAAAAGATTGGGTATAGATATATCAAATACACAAGCTAATAATACTACTTCAAGAATATCTGTTGGGATGGATAGCAATAATGATTTACAGCTGCGTTCTAATAACTCGTATTTACACGACAATGTAGACTAGTCAACTTGAATCAAAATCAAAACAACCCGAAAATTGAATTTAATTTTCGGGTTATTTTTTTTATCTTCGCAGCACAATAATTGAAGGTGATGATGTTTGAGGACTTATAGTTCTTCTCATGAGAGTGTTTTCTCATCAAATGCTTTTCATTACTATTTGAAACGCTAAAATTAGTTTCAAAAAATCAAAAAAAATTAAACTAAAGCGGATAACGCTTCATAAAATAAAAATAAAATGAGTTTATCAAAAAACATCATGGGCGAAATGAAAACCGCCATGAGAGCCAAAGATACGGTAGCTTTAGAAGCTTTAAGAGCAATCAAATCTGAAATCCTTTTGGCTGAAACTGCATCAGGATCAAAAGAGGAAATTTCTGAAGCTGACGAAATAAAATTACTTCAAAGATTGGTTAAAACCCGTAAAGAGAGTGCTAAGATTTTTACAGAACAAAACCGTTTGGATTTAGCTGAGCCAGAATTGGCACAGGTGGCTGTAATTGAAAAGTTCTTACCGGCACAATTAAGTGAAGCTGAAGTGGAAGCTGTTATTGTGAAAATCATTGCCGAAACCGGAGCATCTGGAATTGCTTCAATGGGTAAAGTAATGGGATTGGCTTCGGCACAATTAGGCGGAACTGCAGAAGGAAAAACGATTTCTACAATCGTTAAGAAACTATTGACGTAGCATTTTATTTAGATTGTTGATTACTTTTTTTTAAATCTACTATCATTAATCGACAATCTCAAATATAACGGCTGCGTAGTTCAACTGGATAGAATATCAGATTTCGACTCTGAGGGTTGCAGGTTCGAACCCTGTCGCGGCCACTTCAATATGGGCAACAAAAAGACAAATTTACTTTTGTCTTTTTGTTGCTTTTTTTGTTTCCGACTATTGGTTTTTGTAGTTTAGAGCAATCAATTAGGTTAAAAAGTAAGATAGATGAGTCTAGTTCAGATTTTTATAATTGTATTTTTTGGTTTTTTTATCGCTTTGTTGTTTTTTGGGGCTATTATTGAGCCTTTGTATGTGCTTGTTTTTAATAAACCAGTTTATATTCATTGGTATCCTTTTGGACAAAAATTAACCGCTTCTCAAAGAAGTATCTTGGAAAAGGAATTTGTGTTTTATGGAAAATTATCCGATAAAAGAAAGCGGTTTTTTGAGTTTAGGGTAGCTGCATTTATATCGAAGTATAAATTTATAGGTAAAGAAGGTTTTGTCATTACGGATCAGGTTAAAGTATTGGTTTCGGCTACTTTTGTGATGCTTACTTTTGGAATAAGGTACTATTTGATAAAGGTATTTAATAAGATTATCATTTATCCAGAGGCGTATTTTTCAACGATAAATAAAGAATTTCATAAGGGAGAGTTTAATCCGGGAGTAAAGGCAGTCGTTTTTTCTTGGAAGGATTTTAAGGAAGGTTTTCAATTTGAAAACGATAATATTAATCTTGGTCTGCATGAATTTGCTCACGCTTTGTATTTTCATGGTTTAAAAGCTAAAGATCAAAGCAGTGTTGTATTTGCAGATGCCTATGTCAAAATACAAGAGTATTTAGTGCAGCCTAAAGTTTTGGATCATCTCATTGCTTCAAATTATTTAAGGATTTATGCTTATACCAGTCAGGCTGAATTTTTTGCTGTAGTTTTAGAACATTTCTTTGAAACGCCACAGCTTTTTAAACAGGAGTTCCCTGAATTGTATAATAATATTAGAAGTATGATCAACTTTGAGGAAAGCGATTTGCAGTAGAAAAGGGTTCTTGTTTTAGGATTATTTGAATTTGTGAAAGAGTATTCTTTGTAAGAATTAAATGGGGCAATTGCGGATGATAAACATCATGTTTTTAATGCTTTGTTTGAGTTAATTTTGAATAAATCAAAAAACTAGTAGATTATGAAAGAAAAGGTACCAGTATCAGTTATAATGACTAAAAATGTCATTAAATTAAATAAAACAGATGATTTAATAAAAGCCGAAAAGCTTTTTAAGAAACATAAAATTAGACATATTCCTGTTGTGGATGGCAATAAAATAATTGGTATGCTTAGCTATACGGATTTATTGCGAATCTCATTTGTTGATGCTGTTGATGATGATGCGGAGGTAGTTGATGTAACGCTCTATAATATGTTTACTATTGAACAGGTAATGGCTAAGAAGTTGATTACCGTATCGCCTGAAACAACTATAAAAGCAACTGCTGAAATCTTGTCTGAGAACGAGTTTCATGCCTTACCGGTTTGTTTAGGTGATTTGTTGGTTGGGATTGTAACTACTACTGATTTGATAAAATATCTTATAGATCAATACAAATAAAAAAAAACTCCCTTTCTCTAATTTGAAAGGGAGTTTTTGCTTTTTTAGAATGCTGTTAATTTCTTTAAATCAGCAATGGTTTCTGTTGGGTTTACTGCTTTAAAAACAAAGCTTCCGGCAACAAGAACATCTGCTCCGGCTTCAACCAGTTGTTTTGCATTTTTATTGGTCACTCCTCCGTCCACTTCGATTAATGTAGAGGCTCCTTTTCTTGTGATTAAATCTTTTAACTTTTTAACTTTAGCATAAGTGTTTTCGATGAAAGATTGTCCTCCAAAACCTGGATTGACACTCATAATACAAACTAAATCGATATCATTGATTATATCCTCTAGTAAGTCGATATTTGTGTGTGGGTTGATGGCTACACCAGCTTTCATTCCTTCTGCTTTGATCGCTTGTAGTGTTCTGTGAAGGTGTGTGCAGGCTTCATAGTGTACGCTTAATACATTAGCTCCTAATTCAGCAAAAGTTTTAATGTAACGATCTGGATCTATAATCATCAAGTGTACATCAATAGTTTTCTTAGCATGCTTGTTTATTGCTTCTAAAACTGGCATACCATAAGAAATGTTAGGAACAAAAACACCGTCCATGATGTCGATATGAAACCAATCAGCTTCGCTGTTGTTAATCATTTCAATGTCTCGTTGTAGATTTCCAAAATCTGCCGCTAGGACTGATGGTGCGATAAGTGTATTCTTCATTTTGTAGTTGTTGTGTTGAGACGAGCTGCGTCTTTACAGTTGAGTTATTTGTGCAAAATTAGTTTATTTAAAACAAACTGGAAAGATTTTTTTGTTGAAGGAACATTCTGTAAACTATCTGTGTATTACGTAAGGGAGTGCTTCGCTTTGTATTTATTTTTATAGGAGTTCAGTGAACTTCGAGAGTTTTACTGAAAAAGTAAAACTCCGGTAATCAGCCGGAGTTTCAATCATCAATCAAAAAACGAACAGTTAATCAGACTGTTGTTTGCTTTAAAAAAGTTTCAAGTTTAATATTCCAAATTAACTAAATAATTTGGAATATTAAACTTGAAACAAATATTTTTTAACCTAAGTAAGTTTTTAGTA is a window of Flavobacterium acetivorans DNA encoding:
- a CDS encoding GatB/YqeY domain-containing protein, with the translated sequence MSLSKNIMGEMKTAMRAKDTVALEALRAIKSEILLAETASGSKEEISEADEIKLLQRLVKTRKESAKIFTEQNRLDLAEPELAQVAVIEKFLPAQLSEAEVEAVIVKIIAETGASGIASMGKVMGLASAQLGGTAEGKTISTIVKKLLT
- a CDS encoding zinc-dependent peptidase, encoding MSLVQIFIIVFFGFFIALLFFGAIIEPLYVLVFNKPVYIHWYPFGQKLTASQRSILEKEFVFYGKLSDKRKRFFEFRVAAFISKYKFIGKEGFVITDQVKVLVSATFVMLTFGIRYYLIKVFNKIIIYPEAYFSTINKEFHKGEFNPGVKAVVFSWKDFKEGFQFENDNINLGLHEFAHALYFHGLKAKDQSSVVFADAYVKIQEYLVQPKVLDHLIASNYLRIYAYTSQAEFFAVVLEHFFETPQLFKQEFPELYNNIRSMINFEESDLQ
- a CDS encoding CBS domain-containing protein is translated as MKEKVPVSVIMTKNVIKLNKTDDLIKAEKLFKKHKIRHIPVVDGNKIIGMLSYTDLLRISFVDAVDDDAEVVDVTLYNMFTIEQVMAKKLITVSPETTIKATAEILSENEFHALPVCLGDLLVGIVTTTDLIKYLIDQYK
- the rpe gene encoding ribulose-phosphate 3-epimerase → MKNTLIAPSVLAADFGNLQRDIEMINNSEADWFHIDIMDGVFVPNISYGMPVLEAINKHAKKTIDVHLMIIDPDRYIKTFAELGANVLSVHYEACTHLHRTLQAIKAEGMKAGVAINPHTNIDLLEDIINDIDLVCIMSVNPGFGGQSFIENTYAKVKKLKDLITRKGASTLIEVDGGVTNKNAKQLVEAGADVLVAGSFVFKAVNPTETIADLKKLTAF